A stretch of the uncultured Fusobacterium sp. genome encodes the following:
- the mrdA gene encoding penicillin-binding protein 2 — translation MKNRNIEIKLGNESTKRDIIYKIFVIFIFFGLILRMMYLQLYRGDKYAYLAEKNRFKLKKIESPRGKIYDRNGKLVVTNGAGYRLVYLKERDNNPEIVKEISEITDYDEEFIKKRIKNGEIFPYTRENILVESLDEETAHKLMEKIIDYPYLQVQTYSKRCYLYDTTASHSIGYVKKISEKEYEKLKDEGYSPRDIIGKDGLERTYDKELQGEDGYEYIEVNAFNRVQRRVAEEKVPVPGKNLYMTLDMELQQYMEEQFKEDKRVGAFIAMDPKTGELITMVSYPTYSLNMFSSQILNEDWQKIINDPGRPLTNKTIAGEYPPGSVFKVVSAISFLENGIDPKEKYLDRNGYYEIGKWRWRAWKAGGHGYVDMKKSIVESANPYYYRLADQIGHKPIVETAHIFGLGEKTGIDIPGEKKGILPDVEWKKKVIGSGWYKGDTILLSIGQGYLTVTPLQIAVLYAAIANKGYTYSPHLAKSLVDFSGQKVEEILGKKHEIKNFPKKYYDILNDALIATVAQNNGTTKILRRKDITVAAKSGSAQNAHSKTTHAWVAGYFPAEDPEIVFTVVLEGAGGGGAMGGAMAKKFIDKYMEIKNRESGIDIPQEEKK, via the coding sequence ATGAAAAATAGAAATATTGAGATAAAATTAGGAAATGAAAGTACTAAAAGAGATATTATATATAAGATATTTGTTATCTTTATATTTTTTGGTTTAATCCTTAGAATGATGTATTTGCAATTATATAGAGGGGATAAATATGCTTATTTAGCTGAAAAAAATAGATTTAAGTTAAAAAAGATTGAGTCTCCAAGGGGAAAAATCTACGACAGAAATGGAAAATTAGTAGTAACAAATGGTGCAGGATATAGACTTGTTTACCTAAAAGAAAGAGATAATAATCCAGAGATAGTTAAAGAGATAAGTGAGATTACAGATTATGATGAGGAGTTTATAAAAAAGAGAATTAAAAATGGAGAGATTTTCCCATATACTCGTGAAAATATTTTAGTAGAGAGTTTAGATGAGGAAACAGCCCATAAATTAATGGAAAAAATTATAGATTATCCTTATTTGCAAGTACAAACTTATTCAAAAAGATGTTATCTTTATGATACTACAGCTTCTCATAGTATAGGTTATGTAAAAAAAATTTCAGAAAAAGAGTATGAAAAATTAAAAGATGAGGGATATTCTCCTAGAGATATTATAGGTAAAGATGGTTTAGAAAGAACCTATGATAAAGAACTTCAAGGGGAAGATGGATACGAATATATTGAGGTAAATGCCTTTAATAGAGTTCAAAGAAGAGTAGCTGAAGAGAAAGTACCAGTGCCAGGTAAAAATCTTTATATGACACTTGATATGGAGTTACAACAATATATGGAGGAGCAGTTTAAAGAGGATAAAAGAGTAGGAGCTTTTATAGCAATGGATCCTAAAACTGGAGAGCTCATAACTATGGTAAGTTATCCAACATACTCATTAAATATGTTTAGCTCACAAATTCTAAATGAAGATTGGCAAAAAATAATCAATGATCCAGGAAGACCTCTAACTAATAAAACTATTGCTGGAGAATATCCACCAGGATCAGTATTTAAAGTAGTTTCAGCAATATCGTTTCTAGAAAATGGAATAGATCCTAAAGAGAAATATTTAGATAGAAATGGATACTATGAGATTGGAAAATGGAGATGGAGAGCTTGGAAAGCTGGAGGACATGGATATGTAGATATGAAAAAATCTATAGTTGAGTCAGCAAACCCTTATTATTATAGGCTTGCTGATCAAATAGGACATAAACCTATAGTGGAAACAGCACATATCTTTGGATTAGGAGAGAAAACTGGAATAGATATTCCAGGAGAAAAAAAGGGGATACTTCCAGATGTAGAATGGAAGAAAAAAGTTATAGGAAGTGGTTGGTATAAAGGAGATACAATTCTATTATCAATAGGACAGGGGTATCTAACAGTAACACCTTTACAAATAGCAGTTCTCTATGCTGCTATAGCAAATAAGGGATATACATATTCTCCACATTTAGCTAAGAGCTTAGTTGATTTTAGTGGACAAAAAGTTGAAGAGATATTAGGAAAGAAGCACGAAATAAAGAATTTTCCTAAAAAATATTATGATATTTTAAATGATGCTTTAATAGCTACTGTAGCTCAAAACAATGGAACAACAAAGATATTGAGAAGAAAAGATATAACAGTGGCAGCAAAGAGTGGATCTGCTCAAAATGCTCACTCTAAAACAACTCACGCTTGGGTAGCTGGGTATTTTCCAGCTGAAGATCCAGAGATTGTATTTACAGTTGTGTTAGAAGGAGCTGGAGGAGGAGGAGCCATGGGAGGAGCTATGGCTAAAAAATTTATAGATAAGTATATGGAAATAAAAAATAGGGAATCTGGAATAGATATTCCTCAAGAAGAAAAAAAATAG